The following proteins are encoded in a genomic region of Nymphalis io chromosome 8, ilAglIoxx1.1, whole genome shotgun sequence:
- the LOC126770338 gene encoding mucin-17, with the protein MDRRRAAAALLALAACIACSSAAPTSNDQTALEIMDGPTEGCYYNFQHYGEGDRIMTNEPCLNCTCHNRMLMCYLRVCPFTKPIGQDCTVEKRADQCCPIVTCPDVPVDLLTSTSTSSPAEYGTTGVGKLDKYGCSINGKYFSEGAKVPSTPNKPCEHCYCIRNMTTCVMQECTLHVDGCTPIYHKDVCCPVRYSCDHPEDEILLLDDMTTTVRPTPGFLLTTTTVMPVTQISQDCVHDNQIFPDGTLIKTEKACEHCYCMKGDIVCVVQECGTPMENEGKNCTSLSPRHGQCCPDTYICEGDDQGTELTTENVDQTTLPPRRVGVEGSGYRNEPDESFTELTPFETDIEGSGEDDTRDNQVTKIEDVITEKVTPDFTDEILLVTTEKIKISQTTEHDKDQNTILDIISGDETTDQPDVMTQTTEANVELATVKELITTDSDDYKTVHGSISKEDEFITTESAFRKEDNNIVADEILTVKEHEKLPTTVVDLVDETTFKDEHLLEVSTDFNLQPERQSTTESIEIYTEDIAIVKQKETTTVDQSQSSTTIKIEPDDALPATSEETSITTATIDKIDTPETTSVNPVINEVDDNIPISSAPGRIPGEGDCLLNGITYSNNTIVPSTNNCHTSCKCTSSIIKCDPIICSSPPEYMENMSDCQPIYDSPDACCPTYVCSAKETIPPESHNQMSGTESPKPIAPGECSGQDCILDEEQKAISEPPSKCTTVDCLNKTSEKQEQSDCGLNKCDDQSQQPPIKQDCSDNKCQVLPVVSCEGDNCLTEPVTEIGTQKLPDSENTSQLICNENGECKQAEADCKDDICEKHEIPETEVKTPADCTEPDCKTQDKPSLPPKKEPVTDFTTEQMSVDKVTQISLTDLDVDTEYPAKTILPLLDENISENPTTEVVIQKETDVTDKFTTVSETLTNDKTESPTAQSITEKTEILISTEKADTDTQPKDEYIKMTEQTSVEQDTELSELPDSKDKTTEAIEADRMSTESEMSYHVTSESPDNKFEDNVTDKKEITTEKVDIYATVTESVTDKESEYTKPPKQNEIEIEKSTTSSISLDDTKKDEAIEQVSEMYGMKDETSSVSTEVITKVTEKTTIEFNEATEMYELPQTTNEPLKEIVEIEKEKPTEIPETYKPQEEMTDDNRQAPDATQSTELYETEDDTVTTDTIKVTTELIDRTTEASLQMQTKSDEVPKHTPQEIITEKHETYTESSEYITTKLEQTTSELSKQHENTLSTTQYNLEMTEQPITEKEFTFTESSETLVTKSEETTHEIVQPESENEDIHAETTEQVIKELDVTSIRPITEIPKIRTTSEESFTKDYEIKQEITSELPTIITTLAGESITTINITEEQDILTKETEKPTIEKDSHVSDDIIFETSTAAIGVSLTDKLDVDMTESTPAKTITEKQSFILPTSESNKVDELDYESHKLATTLKENMFTQGITTEEVIEVTEKQTKSPLESEEKPQITSTEMQEKLTSVSIDNAMDTTTHQPSQEKDESLKTTSGYSTSQSDHTTIQYVSETQKINTIKESQPQLDSSTITSLFEDKLEGSTDLNILKENTLNEITTSSPQDKQQEKEKDTTLLTESETALPDIERTTVGLVPEEEKETEPQSYVTESLITDLDTDKQSTVVIIDGQLYKTTEKTVAEEDNLLPSTHKYSTVEDIAKESTLQSSYDVSTEKTNLQDTSEIRIPMEVDTTKPEMYTKYDESSTTETVIDKQEKERVTELPDFYITSKESDSSPIQKEKLDETQQLTGSDEDNEPLTTPTTVQKEEEKTITTSPILLVTDIDSEKETIISEKNEAEMELTTKIYDDKFSETEKDQTMISDLYTTEPQTQASENPEDINSQYQTISSEKIITTENPEYLSTSKIPETTLSSLGEVEKADEQEITSEKEVHEIDPVINLQTTPPELEILSTTFVTKEDETFNTEKEKTTVKSIVDFEKYTSYPPEYQATVLVPKEEITTELISKEISTIPPKVLDKEKDDFEVTELYGTTQQGPSTMLPEIHHHEMITDKEISTESFEAESHTITTIKPTVAEEEHIEDDTRTHTSTENILTDKSTVPLTDSKESDVAEQEHKPTDIPVFTEIHTLPDVNVITEKHEITETDSLTEKIETTETQTGDQKDSSTESSKEITKVPEPTETDYQKLTTVVSNDVKVSTTNEFETEYSQTTEISHHTEPTSLITDNKSQLDTKDESITSITEDSSTITTVPEKEQTDRPDIYSTVSAIELQTDESVTQKETNKTATEISPTPLSNVNVPTQSSSEIYDISSVTEDNKQTTDSEYTEFSKTTSFLVELEEHTHSVVDEITTKATLEEIATTVHYEPQQPERGDQISEDLSTPKEEYQTSEPSKTTEDVLKVDKTKPVTDIQEEIDANIKTTNTPIQKLPTSTSTYESQETKKDSTVHEENIVTSTSQVMKENDFTTESVEIQKISSTTLPDVPDSFDKDISSEKPLKPEIFEEKETSEFAKDTTSKINEETSTYSTSHITKPKDKPIDTTVAPAIEEVPKPGFTDDSNEGIPSPDFPPTGGYGQEPDYIDEDQAFGPGTCRYGGKVYVSAQQIPRDDPCDFCFCFRSDIICLQQSCPPPIHGCHEEPIQGFCCPRYECPVSMATTLNVTTTTTTTTTTLPPHFLPHAYKGAAQRRGCQIKGHTYKVGEVVRASSGPCLHCTCGGDGQMKCDPKACTPEPMLRQMIAAAVSAKRRR; encoded by the exons ATGGATCGGAGGCGCGCGGCGGCAGCGCTGCTCGCGCTGGCCGCGTGCATCGCGTGCTCATCGGCAG cacCGACATCTAATGACCAGACTGCGTTAGAGATAATGGATG GTCCGACTGAAGGATGTTATTACAACTTCCAGCATTACGGAGAGGGCGACAGAATTATGACAAACGAACCCTGCCTCAACTGCACGTGTCATAATCGGATGCTTATGTGCTACTTAAGAGTATGTCCATTTACGAAGCCCATTGGCCAAGATTGTACAGTGGAGAAACGAGCCGACCAGTGCTGTCCTATCGTCACATGCCCTGACG TTCCAGTTGACTTACTCACATCGACTTCGACATCTTCGCCTGCTGAATATGGAACAACTGGAGTTGGAAAACTTGACAAATATGGTTGTAGTATTAACGGAAAATACTTCTCTGAAGGTGCTAAAGTACCATCGACTCCAAATAAACCTTGCGAACATTGCTACTGTATTCGCAATATGACGACGTGTGTTATGCAAGAGTGTACTTTACATGTTGATGGCTGTACTCCTATTTATCATAAGGACGTGTGCTGTCCAGTACGGTATTCTtgtg ATCACCCAGAAGACGAAATCCTTCTGCTGGACGATATGACCACGACTGTACGCCCGACGCCAGGGTTCTTACTGACAACTACTACAGTAATGCCAGTTACGCAGATAAGCCAAGATTGCGTTCATGATAACCAAATTTTCCCAGATGgaactttaattaaaacggAAAAAGCTTGTGAACATTGTTACTGTATGAAAGGAGACATTGTTTGCGTAGTACAAGAATGCGGAACACCTATGGAAAATGAAGGTAAAAATTGTACTTCGCTATCCCCACGTCATGGCCAATGTTGTCCAGATACTTACATATGCGAAGGAGATGACCAAGGTACTGAATTAACCACTGAAAATGTTGACCAGACTACACTACCACCTAGAAGAGTTGGAGTCGAAGGAAGTGGATATAGGAATGAACCAGATGAATCTTTCACAGAGTTAACTCCATTTGAAACAGATATTGAAGGCAGTGGTGAAGATGATACACGAGATAACCAAGTGACCAAAATAGAGGATGTAATTACTGAGAAAGTCACTCCTGATTTTACCGACGaaattttattagttacaacagaaaaaataaaaataagccaaACTACTGAACATGATAAGGATCAAAACACAATCCTAGATATCATTTCTGGTGACGAAACTACCGACCAACCAGATGTTATGACACAAACGACAGAAGCAAATGTTGAATTAGCTACCGTTAAAGAATTAATAACTACTGATTCTGATGATTATAAGACTGTGCACGGATCAATTTCTAAGGAAGATGAATTTATAACTACTGAATCAGCGTTCAGGaaagaagataataatattgttgctGATGAAATTCTAACCGTCAAAGAACACGAAAAGTTACCAACTACTGTGGTTGATTTAGTCGATGAAACTACGTTCAAAGATGAGCATTTATTGGAAGTTAGCAcagattttaatttacaacCTGAGCGTCAAAGTACAACAGAGTCTATAGAAATATACACTGAAGATATCgcaattgtaaaacaaaaagaaacaaCTACAGTAGACCAATCTCAATCAAGTACTACTATAAAAATTGAACCTGATGATGCACTCCCAGCAACTTCCGAAGaaaccagtataactacagcTACTATTGATAAAATAGATACACCTGAAACCACTTCGGTCAACCCAGTTATTAACGAAGTTGATGACAATATTCCGATTTCATCCGCTCCTGGTCGAATACCCGGAGAAGGAGACTGTTTATTAAATGGAATAACATACAGTAATAATACAATTGTTCCCAGTACTAACAACTGCCATACTAGTTGTAAGTGTACTAGCAGTATAATAAAATGTGACCCAATAATTTGCAGTTCCCCACCAGAATATATGGAAAATATGAGTGATTGCCAACCCATTTATGATTCTCCTGATGCTTGTTGTCCAACATATGTTTGCAGTGCTAAAGAAACGATTCCTCCAGAATCTCATAACCAAATGTCTGGTACAGAAAGTCCTAAGCCTATTGCTCCTGGCGAATGCAGTGGTCAAGACTGCATATTAGATGAAGAACAAAAAGCAATTTCCGAACCACCAAGCAAGTGCACAACTGTCGATTGCTTAAATAAAACTTCGGAAAAACAAGAACAAAGTGACTGTGGCTTAAATAAATGTGACGATCAGTCACAACAGCCTCCTATAAAACAAGATTGCTCCGATAATAAATGTCAAGTTTTGCCTGTTGTTTCCTGTGAAGGAGACAATTGTTTAACTGAGCCAGTAACTGAGATAGGTACACAAAAATTACCTGATTCAGAAAATACGTCgcaattaatttgtaatgaaaATGGTGAATGCAAACAGGCAGAAGCGGACTGCAAAGATGATATCTGTGAAAAACACGAAATTCCTGAAACGGAAGTAAAGACTCCAGCAGATTGTACAGAACCTGACTGCAAAACACAGGACAAACCATCACTACCACCTAAAAAAGAACCAGTTACAGATTTCACCACTGAACAAATGTCGGTTGACAAAGTGACACAAATCTCATTAACTGATTTAGATGTTGATACTGAATACCCAGCTAAAACTATTTTACCACTGCTGGATGAGAACATATCAGAAAATCCGACAACGGAAGTAGTGATTCAGAAAGAAACGGATGTTACAGACAAATTCACGACAGTGTCAGAAACTTTAACGAATGACAAAACTGAATCCCCAACGGCCCAGAGTATAACAGAAAAAACTGAAATTTTGATAAGCACAGAAAAGGCTGATACAGATACACAACCAAaagacgaatatataaaaatgacagaACAAACAAGTGTCGAACAAGATACCGAACTTTCGGAATTACCCGACAGTAAAGATAAGACAACTGAAGCCATAGAAGCAGATCGAATGTCAACTGAGAGTGAGATGAGTTACCATGTAACATCAGAATCTCCAGATAATAAGTTTGAAGACAACGTTACAGATAAAAAGGAAATCACAACTGAAAAAGTTGATATTTATGCAACAGTAACAGAATCAGTCACGGATAAGGAAAGTGAATATACCAAACCTCCgaaacaaaatgaaattgaaattgaaaaatcaaCAACCTCTAGTATAAGCCTAGATGACACTAAAAAAGATGAAGCAATAGAACAAGTTTCAGAAATGTATGGAATGAAAGATGAAACGTCATCCGTTTCCACTGAAGTTATAACTAAAGTAACAGAGAAAACCACAATAGAGTTTAATGAAGCTACAGAAATGTACGAATTACCACAAACAACAAATGAACCTCTTAAAGAAATTGTAgaaatagaaaaagaaaaacccACTGAAATACCAGAAACATATAAGCCCCAAGAAGAAATGACAGACGATAATCGTCAAGCACCAGATGCTACTCAATCTACTGAACTTTACGAGACAGAAGATGATACAGTTACAACAGATACAATCAAAGTTACTACGGAATTAATTGATCGGACGACGGAAGCTTCCTTACAAATGCAAACAAAATCTGATGAAGTTCCTAAACATACACCCCAGGAAATTATAACTGAAAAACATGAAACATACACTGAATCTTCTGAATACATTACAACTAAATTAGAACAAACCACTTCTGAATTATCTAAACAGCATGAAAATACTCTATCTACAACTCAATATAACTTAGAGATGACGGAACAACCCATTACAGAAAAAGAATTCACTTTCACTGAGAGTTCGGAAACCTTAGTAACAAAATCCGAAGAAACTACTCATGAAATTGTACAACCTGAATCGGAAAATGAAGATATCCATGCAGAAACAACGGAGCAAGTCATAAAAGAATTAGACGTGACATCAATCAGACCGATTACAGAAATTCCAAAAATACGCACTACATCCGAAGAATCATTTACCAAggattatgaaataaaacaagagATTACTTCTGAATTACCCACAATTATTACAACATTAGCGGGAGAATCCATTACCACGATAAATATAACCGAAGAACAAGACATCCTTACGAAAGAAACAGAAAAACCGACAATTGAGAAAGATTCGCATGTTTCTGATGATATTATTTTCGAAACATCAACTGCTGCGATTGGTGTAAGTTTAACGGATAAATTAGATGTTGATATGACAGAATCCACTCCAGCTAAAACTATAACAgaaaaacaaagttttataCTACCTACAAGCGAGTCAAATAAAGTCGATGAACTGGATTATGAATCTCACAAATTAGCGACAAcgttaaaagaaaatatgtttactCAAGGAATAACTACTGAAGAGGTCATTGAAGTTACCGAAAAACAGACCAAATCTCCTTTAGAAAGTGAAGAAAAACCTCAAATAACATCGACAGAAATGCAAGAAAAACTAACTTCAGTAAGTATTGACAATGCCATGGATACCACTACTCATCAACCATCTCAAGAAAAAGATGAATCTCTTAAAACAACTTCTGGTTATTCCACAAGCCAAAGTGATCATACAACTATACAGTATGTAAGCGAAactcaaaaaataaacacaataaaagaaTCTCAGCCACAGTTAGATTCTTCTACGATAACTTCTCTCTTTGAAGACAAGCTTGAAGGATCAACAGACCTAAATATACTAAAAGAAAATACACTTAATGAAATAACCACCAGTTCTCCCCAAGATAAACAACAAGAGAAGGAGAAGGATACTACATTACTTACAGAGTCTGAAACTGCTTTACCAGATATAGAAAGAACAACAGTTGGCTTAGTGCctgaagaagaaaaagaaactGAGCCTCAATCATACGTTACTGAGAGCCTAATAACTGATCTGGATACTGATAAACAATCCACAGTTGTGATCATTGATGGCCAACTATATAAAACAACCGAAAAAACTGTTGCAGAAGAAGATAACTTACTACCATCAACGCATAAGTATAGCACCGTAGAAGATATTGCCAAAGAATCAACTTTGCAATCTTCATATGACGTATCTActgaaaaaacaaatttacaagATACTTCTGAAATAAGAATTCCTATGGAAGTAGATACAACGAAACCAGAAATGTATACAAAGTATGATGAATCTAGCACAACGGAAACTGTAATAGATAAGCAAGAGAAAGAAAGAGTTACTGAACTGCCAGACTTTTATATAACATCCAAAGAATCGGACTCAAGCCCTATTCAAAAAGAAAAACTAGATGAGACACAACAATTAACAGGATCTGATGAAGATAACGAACCACTTACAACACCTACAACTGTTCAAAAAGAAGAAGAGAAAACAATTACAACATCGCCCATATTATTAGTTACAGATATTGACAGTGAAAAAGAAACTATAATATCAGAGAAGAATGAAGCTGAGATGGAATTAACAACcaaaatatatgatgataaaTTCTCAGAAACGGAAAAGGACCAGACAATGATATCCGATTTGTACACCACTGAACCACAAACACAGGCGTCTGAAAATCCTGAAGATATAAACTCTCAATATCAAACAATCAGCTcagaaaaaattataacgaCAGAAAATCCAGAATATTTATCCACTTCCAAAATACCTGAGACTACTTTATCTTCATTAGGAGAGGTAGAAAAAGCAGATGAACAAGAAATAACGTCAGAGAAGGAAGTTCATGAAATTGATCCAGTAATTAACTTACAAACAACTCCACCAGAATTAGAAATACTAAGCACTACATTTGTAACAAAAGAAGATGAAACATTTAACACAGAAAAGGAAAAAACAACAGTGAAATCGATTGtagattttgaaaaatatacttcTTATCCTCCTGAATACCAAGCAACTGTTTTAGTACCGAAAGAAGAGATAACAACTGAATTGATCAGCAAAGAAATTTCGACAATACCTCCAAAAGTATTGGATAAAGAAAAGGATGATTTTGAGGTCACTGAACTGTATGGAACCACCCAACAAGGACCTTCTACGATGCTTCCTGAAATACATCACCATGAAATGATAACAGATAAAGAAATATCTACAGAATCCTTTGAAGCAGAATCTCATACAATTACAACTATTAAGCCAACTGTAGCAGAAGAGGAGCATATTGAAGATGACACTCGTACACACACTTCGACTGAAAATATTCTTACAGATAAGTCGACAGTCCCTCTCACAGACTCAAAAGAATCTGATGTTGCAGAACAAGAACACAAACCTACTGATATTCCTGTTTTCACTGAAATACACACTTTGCCTGATGTAAATGTTATTACagaaaaacatgaaataacCGAAACTGATTCCTTAACTGAGAAAATTGAGACTACCGAAACACAAACCGGTGATCAAAAGGATAGTAGTACTGAATCGTCAAAAGAAATAACTAAAGTGCCAGAACCAACTGAAACAGATTACCAAAAATTAACTACTGTAGTTTCCAACGATGTAAAAGTTTCCACAACAAACGAATTTGAAACGGAATATTCGCAAACAACAGAAATTTCACATCACACAGAACCAACCTCTTTAATCACAGACAATAAATCACAGTTAGATACAAAGGATGAATCAATTACTTCAATTACTGAAGATTCTAGCACTATAACAACAGTTCCAGAAAAAGAACAAACAGATCGACCagatatatacagtacagtatcgGCTATCGAATTACAAACTGACGAGTCTGTAACTCAAAAAGAAACGAATAAAACAGCGACTGAGATATCCCCGACACCTTTGTCAAATGTTAATGTACCTACTCAATCATCATCAGAAATATATGACATTTCAAGTGTGACAGAAGATAATAAACAAACTACAGACTCAGAATATACAGAATTTAGTAAAACTACTTCGTTCTTAGTTGAGCTTGAAGAACATACACACAGCGTAGTAGATGAAATTACAACAAAAGCTACATTAGAAGAAATTGCTACAACAGTACATTATGAGCCACAGCAACCAGAACGTGGTGATCAAATTTCTGAAGATTTAAGCACACCCAAAGAAGAATACCAGACGAGTGAACCTTCAAAAACAACAGAAGACGTATTGAAAGTAGACAAGACAAAGCCAGTTACAGATATTCAAGAAGAAATTGATGCtaatattaaaactacaaataCCCCAATTCAAAAATTACCTACATCAACGTCCACTTATGAGTCACAAGAAACTAAAAAAGATTCTACTGTACACGAGGAAAATATAGTAACATCAACTTCACAAGTAATGAAGGAAAACGATTTTACAACTGAATCAGTTGAAATACAGAAAATATCATCTACAACATTACCGGATGTACCAGATTCATTTGATAAAGATATTAGTTCCGAGAAACCACTGAAACCGGAGATATTTGAAGAAAAAGAAACATCAGAATTCGCAAAAGATACAACCAGTAAAATTAACGAAGAAACCTCAACGTATTCGACCTCACATATCACCAAACCTAAAGATAAGCCTATTGATACAACCGTGGCTCCAGCCATAGAGGAAGTACCTAAGCCTGGATTTACCGATGATAGTAATGAAGGAATACCATCTCCAGATTTTCCTCCGACTGGTGGGTATGGACAAGAACCTGATTATATTGACGAAGATCAGGCATTTGGCCCGGGAACCTGTCGGTATGGCGGGAAAGTTTATGTTTCCGCCCAACAAATTCCACGAGACGACCCTTGTGACTTCTGCTTCTGCTTTAGAAGTGATATTATTTGCTTGCAACAAAGTTGTCCTCCTCCTATTCACGGATGTCATGAGGAGCCGATACAAGGCTTTTGTTGTCCACGTTATGAATGTCCAGTATCAATGGCAACTACACTTAACGTTACTACAACAACAACTACAACTACTACAACCTTACCTCCACATTTCCTCCCACATGCTTATAAAGGCGCAGCTCAACGAAGAGGTTGTCAAATTAAAGGTCATACGTATAAGGTTGGAGAAGTCGTTCGGGCCTCATCAGGACCATGTTTGCATTGCAC gtgTGGAGGCGATGGCCAAATGAAATGTGATCCTAAAGCTTGCACACCGGAACCGATGTTGAGACAAATGATCGCGGCCGCTGTTTCCGCAAAAAGACGAAGATGA